The following nucleotide sequence is from Malania oleifera isolate guangnan ecotype guangnan chromosome 4, ASM2987363v1, whole genome shotgun sequence.
ATTTCTTTCCATGAACAATATTACTTTATCAGTCATACATAACTCCTTGGTTCCTATATATATGGGTTCTTATTTGGCAAAAATTTGGCACGACATACTGCCATGAAAAGTAATTCAAGTATTGCTTGGCTGTCCATGGATCATAGAATGGGGAATTTGATGCTATACGAATGAAAACAACTTCAtctgtagaaaaaaaaaaaaaaggaatcaaAATTGTACGCTAAAATCTCCACAAGAGTATAAAAGCTCTCCCCAAGCCAGAGAGCCGAAGTTCATGAACACGATTTTTGACCTTGTGTTGGACGTGGAGTCCTTggtatcccccccccccccaacctctCCTTATTCTCCGTTCCCCAATTGTTCTACATCACTACATCCATTGGAGGCCTCCAAGTGGCTCACTGCAACTAATGTTCCAGCTAAATGTGTGACTCCATGGTTCTCACTGGCTCAGTCCCTgcccaaaaatcctaatttagaTTGATCGCATTTATCACAGGGTTAGTTGAGCCTTTGGTTAACAGTACAACTCTAATCAAAAGTAGTGCTCTGGTTTGGTTTGCCAATCATCCAAGCCCAGTTGTGATTAGGCTCAGTTTGCCATTGATAGGTTTATTTACAAAAGCCAACTGCCGGAATAGGCTAAATAAAACAATGATTTAAGAGGCCCAATGGAGGCTCACCTCAAGACAGGGCATGCTCAAAATGCCTTCAGGCTTACTCTAGAACATTAAATCTCAAAAAGGCCAATGCATTATACATTGAGACTTGTGCATTAgtacaaaaggcatgccttttgcacCTTCTtggttgaggcttatgcattttgggcgTATCTCAAGCTAGATTTAGCTAGAAAATTTTAACCATGTATTTATATGAAAAGGAAAATACCCTACAAGTTGATTTATAAAACTTTTGAACTCCAAAAAAATTGAGAGTTGTCTGCTAGATCATGAAAATAATTAAACTTTGTAATGATATAACCATCTCTTGACATGATTTACTTAAGAGTTTAAGCTAGTATTTTTTGAATGGCTAACAAGGAATTTGCAAAATATACATGATTTTTAAATAAggaatttacaaaatatatatgatttttaaaatttcataagtaattttattaatttttatttattttaaaaaatatatgtgaattattTACATGtttttatctaaaaattaaaTCCTCAAAAGGCTTATGCTTCAAAGCTATGTTTTGAATGACTAACAAGGaatttacaaaaatatatgttttataaaattttataagtaattatcttaattttatttatttttaaaaatatatgtgaattattTACATGtttttatctaaaaattaaatcctcaaaaggcttatgcctcaaAGGCTTCAGGCTTACATCTAGCTTCATAAGGGTTAAAATGCTCCACCTTCCACCATCTTTCaaacattaaaataaaataaaatacaaaatatagtAAATAAGATCAATTCATGGTACTCCTATTTGTTAGCTTATGGGAACCTTTGGAAAGTACAAATATTTCAATTGAAAGTGATGCCTTAGTTATGGTGGATGGTGTTCTACAATGGAGAACTGGACCTTGTTGATTTCTTGTCAGTGAAGCCTAATTTAGCATACAATCAATTGAAGCTTTGTCCAACTCAAGCTATGTTTTGATTTAGTTCATCATTAAAGGGTTTATTCAGCATACCCAAACATATCTTGAGGCTAAGTGACCCTTTGGTTGATGGTCCAACCAAAGTTGTTTTCTGATTCAGTTCAAAGGGTTTATTCTACAAAACTGAAAAGGCTGTGTTCTGATTTAGTTCAACACCAAGGAGTTTATTCTGCAAAACCCAACTGCTAGAATACAATGAATAAAATAATTACGATAACAGCATAATttctaacaaaaataataaagcaaCTAAAACAAAATCTGATTTTTGGTTACCTGCCATCCTTGCCAAGAATCATAACAGTGTTCCTTTGGTGACCAAAGGCAACAATGTAGTGGACGCCTTCATGCAGTCGAAACTGAGCCACTGACCACTCTGAGCTGAAGTACTTCGGTAGAACACCTGGAAAATACAAGCCCAGAATAGGTTTTAGGGAACCAAAAACTAAATCCTCTCTCATTATAAGCTCATTCATTATGCTATATCCTACCTAAACAGCTTTGACAACAAATGTTTGCATTCTTTCTTTACAACCCTTGTTTGCTTCAGAAGGCTCTATATATTTATGCAACCCGTTGAGTAAGACTGAAGTTCCATGACCCATTGACCAATCCAGTAACCCTAGTTTCCAGTAATGTTGTTTGTTGACCTGGCTCAAAGTATTCAGATTTTTTGGGCTCCTTTATGTGGATTTTTCTTATACACTCTATTACTCTTCTCAAGGACAAGCTGTGGCTCATAAATTAGAGCACCACAACAAAACAGCCTTGCGTACATTGTGCCCTCCCAAAACCTCCAAACTGGCATGGATGCCTTATGCATTGTGTGTTGCGTTTTAATTGTATCATTCTTCTTTTGCCCCTTCTCCCAAAGTGGCTTAAGAGAGCGTGTATTTGGGGCTTAGGGTTCTGTGAGGCTGCCCTTTCTTTGTACTTCAATCTTTGATTATGATGGAAACTCAGCTCAATCTTTGCCCAGGGCTGTACGTTAATGACTGAACCACATAAATTTGTGTGTGCCTTGTTTTCTTCTCCCTATCTTCTTGaatctttgttttgttttgtccTCTAAGAACTCTTCCTAAATCTCAGCTCAGTAATGATTAGACACATTTAGATCATGGGGGCTGTAATTTGTACAAAAAGGTGGTGGATCAAAATTCTATCACATTTTTTCACAGGAAATCTGTGTACGTAAATCTATTACAACATGGAAGGCAGTGTTTTTTATGAACAACCATTTATAGTACAAATTATCTCCATAGACATTTATAGCCATATCAATaccatttaataaaaaaaaaaaatgaaaaaccgaGAAATACTCTACCTCTGATGAAGGGAAGAGATGAAATAGCAGATGATGTCGAAGGACTTGGTTCAGATGTGTTGCGTGATCTGTCATTCCCTAGTAAACCAGATTCAACCTTGAGGCTGAAGACGTGGACAGTTCCCTTTTCACTAGATGCAGCTAACCATTGAGCAGTGGAGGAGAACACAAGACTATAAATCTCTGCTCTATCTGCACCTCTTCTTACCTACATTGATTGCTTAAAAGTTATAACTAAGCCTTAATCTTCCAGAACAGCCACATGTATCAGTAACCATTAATAATGTTGGTGGTGACATGCCAATAAATATGGTagaaaacttttcttttaaaagaAGGATAAAAAGCTCCACATAATTTTATTTGACACATGACAGTTGTTAATCAAGAGGTTTTATTTTTAGTGACTATTTTTTATATCTTTTGTATAAACATCTGAATCATTCTTTGAAGAATAATACAGAACCAGTCCCACACATCTGCAAAGATTAAAACATCTCTAAGAAAAACGCCCAAAGACATCCAGTTATCCTTTTGTTGTATCAGGATCATCAAAAAATCAAGCAAGCAAAGTAAAATATCTTTGTGATCTTAGGTATCAGGTAGTAGACAGATCACCACCCAAGCAAATATACTTCTCATTAATGGATTAGTTTCCAATCTCTAAACATtgattcatttaaaaaaaaaggatacATTCCCAACTTCCCACTCATGACCAAAAAATGTCCATCTAACAAGTGCTTAAAAAACCAGAGACTGCATGGGAGAGTCACAAAAATGAGAGAATTATTCAATAATAGAATGCACAAACATACCACTAATGACCACTTATCATTAGCTAAGGTGAATATGGGCTTGCAATAATTGTGTTTaacacaatatcatctgcaaacaatatacaccaaggcatctcattttggatactcctagtaagttcatcaattactaaagtaaaaagatggactcaaagtagaaccttgatgtacacctattgtgattgagaACTCTCTAGAATCTCATCCTACAATCCTAATGCTAGTtgctactctatcatacatatccaaAAGAAACATGCCTGGGTCAGCTTAAAGTGTCGAGACTCACACCCATGTGGCAGCAAGACTACACCAAGTCCAGCCCAACCGTACTCATCCTTATCCAAGGAGGTAATCAAATGTCTAACCCCGAGCCCAAGTCTCAAGGCTCGAAAGCCTTTGATCCAACAGAGGCCATCATTGAGTAACCCAAACTTGAACAGCAAGTGAGTTAAACTCAATTTCACTAATACTGAGGGTAATTATCATCCCCACAGCACAATCCTTGTGTCAGAGTACCATCACTTACCCACCACTAGCTAGAACTAGGAGAAGTGACACCATACACTACTCAAGCAAGACATATGAAGGATTAACACCCCTCGATAGTCTAATGAGGTTCTTGGATGACACTGCCCAACTGTATAGCCAACAACCAAGAAAGGCAAACATCGCAACCTCCAAGGCGAGAGTACCACACGACCTCATACTCAAATGGATCGTCTATGGGGCTCCCAATCCCACATGATAGCCCAAGACATCCCGAGGATGTCAAAAGTCTATCCTTAAGCTCTCCTTAGGGTGCTCACTTAGTACCTAATAGGATACCGAGCAAGATAGGTCACTCACCTAGTGTTCCCCCAAAAGTAAAGTCTCCGAAGGATTCCCATTCACATATGAGTAACTAATAGggatctaatgatcatacatcttGGTCCATGAACACCACCATAAAAACAATTTGAATCCACCACAACGTCACAATGACAAATCGAACCATCCTCACAACAACAACATAGTCAAATCCATGTTAACCAAACTTCCCTCCGTCTGAATCCTACACCCAAAACCATGTGTCACATTCACAAGACTCAAAGATCGTGGCATCTTCCCCCACTCCATCTTATTAACATCCTCATTGATGAACATGCTGATCTATCTTCCAATAACCCACTCAGGAACCCCAAAGTAGGAGGTTTTAGAACCACAGTCCAAAGATCCAGCATCTAGACTTGTCTTTGATCCCACTATGTGCCTGAACCCCATTCTAATCCGAGGGTGCTTGTGGAACACATCTCTAAACACAAGGTCTTCATCCCAAACTCAGATCAAAGCCAAAAGCAGCTACCTTTAAAAACCATATACTTTAATCTTTgattcttcctaggacttcacaTATCCAAGACTGTAGCTCACCCAAAAGTTGATGGCTAGCAAATATACCGCCAGCTCCGAAGATTAGAAACATTCTTCCCAAAACTCAAACTCACAAATCATTGATACGAATCTATATTTCCATCTTGTCTCTCAAAATTCAAACTCTCACTAGAGGGATGAAGAGTCATTAGCAGAACCATTAAGGCAAGATCCTTCCCAAAGCCAAACTCATTATGAAATCTACTAAGAATCATCTCAATTCATCCCAAGGAGCAACCAACACAAAAACCCAAATCGGATACTCCGATCTAATATCGTCTTCTGGTGGTCGATGCAACTTCCTTCTAACAGCAAGAGGGTCATATTTGGAAACCCTTATCTATTCACAAATCATACCGATGAATTCTTTGATTCTCAAAAAAACTAAAGAGGAGATTTTAACACCCTAATGTACCAAGGTTCAGCTCCAACCTGGCCCTTTAAGGATAGTCTCCACCTCAAAGGCTCTACAAGTATGACCGTCCCATAACTTTGTAGTTAACCAACCTAGTAAAACATCAAAGCTTGATAACAACATTCTGTTTCCAAACTGAGTTCCCAACCAAGAGTCCTACAACCATGTTCCCTCCAAAACTAAAATTATAAGAATATCTTAGAGTTCCAGCAAAGTCCATTAAGCAATGTTCTTGGTTCCATTCAAGTCCAACCCCATTTGATATATGTCACCACCACTGTGACTAACATAGAGCCTCACTTGTGTGGCTTGAGGACAATCTGTCCAAGTTATTCACGACTCATTCTTCCCAATAGACCTAAGAATGTCACTTCTCCCTATGGTTTCGAACTTCCCAAGTTGCCTGAAAGACACCCTTGGCCAAACTCCTACAATCATACACTTCCATCAAATCCAAGAGTATCACCTCTAGCTATGGAATGAGGACACCACAAAGTATTGATGAATAAACATCCAAGCTCCAATGCTCCCACAATAGGGCAATTCCCAAATAGAGGCCACAATACTCGCCTTAAGGGCACAAGGAATTCTTATCTTAGTTCCCCTTAATCAACCCTCATCCCTCGTCAAGGGATAGGCCTACAAGGAAGAATCAAGCATCCTAATATTTTACAAGACAATCAATTGAAGGCCAACTTCGCTTTATTAATTGCAACAAGTCACATGACAAAAGGGGAGTGAGAGATGAGAACCTACTCAAAGGTAACTTGATCCTTCCCCCACTTAATGTTACACACTGAATCCCCACAATAAAGTTGATGCTCACAGTATCAATCTCATTTTAGTTCACAAATTAGAGatctactctgataccaattatcaTACATGTATATACTTCCAATGTCAAAAAGGATTCACCCTTGTCTAAATTTGTGTAAAGTGTCAAGAAGTCACGCTTGAGCGGCGGCAAGACTATACTTATCCCAGCCTAGCTGTACTCATCCGAGGAAACACTCAAATGTCTAACCTTGTGGTCAACTCTCACGAGAAGCCCTTGATCCAACTAAGGTCATTACTGAGGAACACAAACTCAAAACTATAAGGAAATTAAACTCTCATTCCACTAACATTGAGGGTAACTCCCATCCCCACAACACAATCCTCGTGTTAGGAGTATCCATCACTTACCACCCACTAGCCAAAACTAGGGGTAGTGACACTATACACTATCCAAGCAAGATATGCAAAGGATTAACACCCCTCAATAGTCCAAAATAGGGTCTTGGACGACGTTACCAACTATATGGTCGACGACCAAGAAGTACAAACAATGCAACTTTCAAGACGAGAGTACCACACAACCTCATTCTCAAATGGATCATCCATAAGGCTCCCAATCCCATACAGAAGCCCAAGGCACCCATCATGGATGTCAAGAGTTTGTCCCTGAACTCTCCTTAGGGTGCTTACTTAATACCCAATAGGATACCGAGGAAGGTAGGTTGCTCACTTGCTGCTCCCCCAAAAGTAAAGTTTGTGAAGGATTCCTGTTCACATATGAGTAAGTAACCAACAAggatctaatgatcatacatcttGGTTCGAAACCACCACCATAAGAACTATCTCGATCCACCATAACTTCACATTGACATACTGAAACCATCCTCATTACAATTGCATAGTCAAATCCATGTTAACCAAACTTCACTCCAAGTCTAAATCATACACCAAAACCATGTGTCATGATCACAAGACTCTTAAGACCGTGACACCCAACATAGCTCATTTTTCAGGTTCAAAAGAAACTAGAAAGGCAATATTTTAAAGGTTACGTGTACTAGATAAACTCTTTAAACGCTAGTGTGTTCATTGAGTTGCAATTTAATATCATAacaggaataaaaaaaaaatggcatgaagtAAAAAGCCCTTCGTGGGCTGCCTAAGAAGTACGAAGTTTATGAATAAGGGGTTGGTCTCTACTCCCAGTAAATCATTAAAAGTCTACTCATTAAGATTTGCACGAGGCAAAGGAAAAGGACAAAAAGCCCCGCTCAGCTGCAGCAAAGACCATGTTCTCTGGTTTTCACTCCTGTGAACAAGCCAAATTATTTCCTGCCCTATTTAATTTTGATCAAATGCATAGGCTTTGCAAGACAATAGATGTATATCATCTTAATCTGCACAAAACTCATTGGAAACCATATTAAGCCAATGGTTATGAACCAAACCAAATTAAGTGGTGAACCATTTAGAACTAGGTAATAAAGTCTCAAATAGCATCAacttaagtttttttttcttaaattaagTGATTGAAAAGATTTGTGACTAACATTAATCATggtctcaaataaaataaaaaaaaggtaaaataCTGTTTATGTCATTAAAATATAATCATTAAGCAATTTTTAGACTTCAATCATACAAGGATTAATCCACCAAAAATACATAATCATCACTTATTGAACCTCTGAACCTAGCACAAGTGCGCATCAAAGATAAATGCACAAAGTACCAAACGACTCTAATATTAATCAAAAACAGCAAAAACTCCACTAAACTGTCCACGATATAAGAAAATTTCATCAGAGTGATGAAAACCCAAAATTACAATTCACATACCTCTTGAAGCAACGACCCATCAAGCGTATTGAAAATCCTAATCAAAGTCCCTTTGCTACTCGCTGTGGCGAGCAATCCGCCATCTTGTGTAAGCGCAAAGCAAGCAATCCTGGAATCATGTGCTGTAATAAACTTGGTTCGCTTCGACCCATAGTGCTCCACCCTCACCTGACCCTTGTGCAGTCCTGGGCACGCCAAAACAAGCGACCCCGAAACCTGAGAAACCTCGCACAACCCCTTTGGGTTCCCGAAGGTCTCAATTTGATGAAGCAATTTCAGGTCCGCAAAATTGTAGACTAACAGTTTCTGGAGGAGAATCACAACAATGCGGTCGCGGCGGAGCCGCACACCCTTGACCTCGGAGCGGAACGACAGTTCACCAATGCACCGCGACTGGTGGTCGTCCCAGATCATGACCTTGTTCTTGGGGTACTGCGGGGCAGGGCCGCCACCAAcgagagcaaaaataatgcaCCGGAAGAGCATCGCGACGATGCCAATGCCTCCAACGCCGCCGCCGCTGTCGTCGAAGAAGTTCCGGCGGAAGATTTCCCGAAACGGGTCGGAGTTGTAGATCCGGAACCCGTGGGTCGTGCCCACGGAGAAGAAAGAAGAGTCTTGGTTGAAGGAGAGGTGAAGCAGGGCGGGAACCGTGTTGAACCGAGGGGCGTTAGGGGATGGGTTTTGGATGAAATTTGAGACTGTAGATGGGTCCCGGAGGTCGGAGAGGGGTTGTGGGTCTGAGTCGTCATCTTCAACcggagggtttagggcttggggggAGTGGGAGCTTAGGGGCATTTTGGGGCGACAGAGAAGCTCAGGGTTTAaattagtgttagggttttgcAGACGCCAGGAAGAAGAGGGCGGGGAGAGTGTGGCCATGGAAGGGAAGTTTAGGATGGAGGGTTTTGTTCCCAGAGGAGAAGGCAGAAAGTGGAGCTTCCGGAGAAGACGAGCTTGCCACCAGGAAGGAGACTTTCCAGCGAAATTGCAGAATTATTTTTGAGCTCTTATCACCAGTTGTAATTTTGCCACGTGTAtgatggtaaaaataaaaataaaaactctatTTTCCTCCGCCCTTCTAAGTTCTAACTAGGGTTACACATAATTTATgagtttttttcccattttattattaaaaataaataaaatattaaataatacactGATTGgaaaaaattttctcaaactAATGCTCACGTGATCTCGCaacttgatgctgcgagatttaaacttaTGGACCGCTGGAAAGACAACGCGTGACAAGAAgagaagcaaatctcgcagccaGCGAGAAGTTGACGCATGGCACAGAGTGGaacaaatctcgcagctccaaatTGCAAGATTTAAATGGACCAGGCATCGAGAAGGTGACACGTGGcacaaatctcgcagcaccaagctgcgagatttgtctataataaaaaatactaaaattcagccaaaaaaaattattttatgaatcAGTTGTATCATATTTATATGTTGTTTGTAGTTTTATTCTGAATTATTTGATATGCATTTTTATATTACATCAATTTTATTATGCAAGTAATATTTATGtaacaatatgataataataaaaaatgaacgCTAAAGTAAAAGAACttgaacatttttaaaaattgaaaatattttttttaatttagtggtAGTTGAGCAAAcgcatatataatatattttttcattaaattaattaattatttttgaattatttattttcataacttactttaatttattttatataacaatataaattaAGAAGTGATCTAGAAattgaagattttttttaaagttaaattcCAGCTAGTCGGTgggttcaaaaataaattttatgaaagttaaaaaaaatccAACCCGAGTTTTGTCTGTAATAATGATACAACTTTTTTAAtgaatactatatatatatatatatatatatatatatatatatatatatatatatatttatatttctcaatataatatatggaTTAATTTAAGGTATTCTTTAAAAATCCATGGTTGCTTCATCAATTTAAAATCTAATTGAAATTAGGAGTTTAAGCTATTGGACCCTTTTCCTGTTTTAAGTAAATTAAGAGTTATGGTCTAAAATTagtttcatttaaaaaaaaaaactgatctattgaaaaaaaaaattataccagGAACTTGAACGTGCATAagtcaaaataaaattatttgaaggAGAGTCAAAATTAAAATAGTTTAAGTTCAGGCCACTTGACGTATTGTTCCCAATCTTTTGTTCAAAAACCCATAAAACTTCTAATAGCTCAAAAATTCAACCTATAATCTCACTCTCATTgcatatttctaattttttttttaatacacaagTAATCTTGCTTTGACTGCCCACGACAGTAAATATATCGCCAAGAGTAAAATTCATTAATCAAATACCATACAAATTTTAGCGATACAAATTTTGCAGTAAAAGATAATTCAATTTCAAGAATGAACTTAACTAGGCATGcaaattttagcgatacgaattatgtgtcattttttatatttgacaGTATTTAATTCTTTGGAGCAAAGATCGAATCTTTCACtgtttagttaaataaaagttattttatttatctcaatttaatttgaaaaattatataaataaactTCAAGAGTATGAAATGTGCACAAGACACATGactatacaaataaaattaaaatgatcaaatattatacaagtgcaataaaaataatcaatgacatatataaaagaataaaaaaataatcaatactatacaaatgaaatcaaaacaatcaatgatatacatacaaatcaaatgcaatgaaaataacgctaaactactccgtgccgcagcgaggtcgtctccggggtcgtggtggctgccgtatgcgtctaccctctccctgctGGTCAGTAGCATCAGGTGTCCTGTCCTGTCATCCTGGATGTGGATCCTCTCCACCAAGAGGTActgcataatcatcatcatccatGCAGAGCGCACGCAGTGAGAACTGATACGATGTCTTGGGACGAGAATAAGGTGGCAtagggggtgcatcgacctccaccccatcgaaaagatcgtccaataaaaatgacatcaaTGGGGTAACAGTAGAGTCAGATGGGGCATCAGCCGGTCAACTCGACGGTCCGGCAATATCGGCTACAATGGAAGGCGCTGACAGGCCGAACACGTACTCTGCCTGTACGACCGGTGGTGAGGACATGGGAGTCACTGAATGACTAGAGGAGGCTTGTCGTCCTCCTTGTACTGGAGCTagtcgacctcctcgtgctggtacatcaggtcAACCTCCTCGTCCTGGGATCCGTCGACCATCCTCATGGACGAGGTccagtgcagcactcatcaatcggtggatTGCATGATCGGACGAGATCTGATCTACCTCAATGACTATGTTAGCCTGcaggatatgaaaatatttgattaacGCATTCAAATCGTAACGTATATATAACAAAATGAGTtgtgggttaaagtcttcttacgaggctcaaatatacagcaacagtcttgtcgacgaagcggcgtgtgatagacttataccaagtgaagtatgggtcatctagacgCATCAGACCATGCTCCGCCACTTCTGCTATGATGTAGTCTCGCTGATGCTCCCACGCAGTGACGAATATCTCGTGCGTagttgtaacaacccgaatttagaatggtatttaaataataaggagagggaaatggagaccggaaatagaaggaggccgtcgacttcatcgacaacattgaactttgggaggaaAAACGGAAAAAAGGGGGTTAgcaggacttcgtcaacgaatacaggggattcgtcgacaaaggcttaagagaattcgtcgaagaacacagggggctcatcaacgagaaaataccgagaggggttttttagctgactgaatttcgttgacaaggggtggatttcgtcgacgaaatttgtgaaggactcgttgacaaagGACGGGCTCATCGACAAATTCCAAtgtttataaatatggaaaatccaggaatttcttcatttttaagaaatctctctctctctctctctctctctctctctctctacgactctctctcccttctctcttcgttttcagccccaccagtcgccggatcaacgatccgaagctaccatgacgatcctggcggagttctctacaagtctgctggggTGGATTGTCaaggaaacaaag
It contains:
- the LOC131154236 gene encoding autophagy-related protein 18a-like: MATLSPPSSSWRLQNPNTNLNPELLCRPKMPLSSHSPQALNPPVEDDDSDPQPLSDLRDPSTVSNFIQNPSPNAPRFNTVPALLHLSFNQDSSFFSVGTTHGFRIYNSDPFREIFRRNFFDDSGGGVGGIGIVAMLFRCIIFALVGGGPAPQYPKNKVMIWDDHQSRCIGELSFRSEVKGVRLRRDRIVVILLQKLLVYNFADLKLLHQIETFGNPKGLCEVSQVSGSLVLACPGLHKGQVRVEHYGSKRTKFITAHDSRIACFALTQDGGLLATASSKGTLIRIFNTLDGSLLQEVRRGADRAEIYSLVFSSTAQWLAASSEKGTVHVFSLKVESGLLGNDRSRNTSEPSPSTSSAISSLPFIRGVLPKYFSSEWSVAQFRLHEGVHYIVAFGHQRNTVMILGKDGSFYRCQFDPVAGGDMTQLEYYNFLEQEGTF